A genome region from Campylobacter concisus includes the following:
- a CDS encoding oxidoreductase: protein MKKVALIAGASGAVGSEILKDLCESEHYSKVVALVRHDLEFTHEKLEVKIVNFDDFKDEVPFIADDVFCALGTTMKAAKHKEQFYKVDVTYPINFAKFGLECGAKRFVLLSAAGANRKSGSFYLKAKGQAEAKIKELGYSSFHIARLPLIEAERKEFRLGEYLAIKAFKFIPKGFFDEYRPMRAADIAKVIVEVAQDDHSEGVKIYSPVEYAK from the coding sequence ATGAAAAAAGTCGCCCTTATAGCAGGAGCCAGCGGCGCTGTAGGAAGTGAAATTTTAAAAGATTTATGCGAGAGTGAGCACTATAGCAAGGTGGTCGCTCTCGTTAGGCATGATCTAGAATTTACTCATGAAAAGCTTGAAGTAAAGATAGTAAATTTTGATGATTTTAAAGATGAGGTGCCATTTATCGCTGATGACGTATTTTGCGCGCTTGGCACGACGATGAAAGCCGCAAAGCACAAAGAGCAGTTTTACAAAGTCGATGTGACCTATCCGATAAATTTCGCCAAATTTGGCTTGGAGTGCGGTGCAAAACGCTTTGTCTTGCTCTCGGCTGCAGGCGCAAACAGAAAGTCAGGCTCGTTTTACCTAAAGGCAAAAGGTCAAGCAGAAGCAAAGATAAAAGAGCTTGGATATAGCTCATTTCATATCGCTAGGCTGCCACTTATCGAAGCTGAGAGAAAGGAATTTAGACTAGGCGAGTATCTGGCGATAAAGGCGTTTAAATTTATCCCAAAAGGCTTTTTTGACGAGTATCGTCCGATGAGGGCAGCTGACATCGCTAAAGTGATCGTGGAAGTAGCGCAAGATGACCACAGCGAAGGTGTCAAAATTTATAGCCCGGTGGAGTATGCGAAGTGA